One bacterium genomic region harbors:
- the priA gene encoding primosomal protein N': MNPYEPNFVPDVSKTTKKEYVPRSLPDCVDVALPAGVFTYEVPEQLRSVIKIGMLVEIPFNNKKTCGWVVGIKEKKELSHIKNIKELLRLCSPESLISVELMELAKWMCTYYQSNVGAVLNLMVPPFTESMPIFSSETKPKLNLSKEKAPFIINEALEAKKFKVVLLQGLNREAIYIKTINEALSYNRDVIFLVPGIDLTAKVGVSLEEQFGKTVAFLHSGLKKKERWLEWSRIKKGDAKIVVGTMSAVFAPVNKLGVIILDEENNLRSYKSDKHPHYSAQTVSVMRAKIESCLYVAGSTMPSVEAFYNTEQKKSALFKLTSINRTPRVSIVDMREEADRLLSQKLKAGLKRYVDNKERILLFLNRKGFSSFVMCEDCGYIPECPKCSIPLTYYKADADSTRSHFLKCHYCGYAMEAIGYCPKCKGIHLTRKGIGTTQVERRLKNLFPGVNVFRLDSDNVSGGYITHIFKAFETGKIQVLIGTQLIAKPSELPDIGLFGLISADTFLNFPDFRAPERAYLMFGELIMKSKEAIIQTYNPGHRVLQHLRSSNYAGFYNEEKNIRKELNYPPYSHLIKITVEGQKDDILQSKAELIANKLTELNLNFIGPSFAAETKTRKASFLIKISNPATISLTEKLPTGVKIDIDPIEFTV; encoded by the coding sequence ATGAATCCTTACGAACCAAATTTTGTTCCGGATGTGTCCAAAACCACAAAGAAAGAGTATGTTCCACGCTCTCTTCCGGACTGTGTAGACGTGGCATTGCCGGCGGGTGTTTTTACTTATGAAGTGCCGGAACAATTGCGTTCCGTAATAAAAATAGGAATGCTTGTCGAAATCCCGTTTAATAATAAAAAGACATGCGGATGGGTAGTTGGCATAAAAGAAAAAAAAGAACTGTCCCACATTAAGAATATAAAAGAGTTGTTGAGACTATGTTCTCCCGAATCTTTGATTTCCGTTGAGTTGATGGAGCTTGCAAAATGGATGTGCACTTATTACCAGTCTAACGTAGGTGCAGTTTTGAATCTTATGGTGCCTCCGTTTACGGAATCAATGCCGATTTTTTCTTCCGAAACAAAACCGAAACTTAACCTTTCAAAGGAAAAAGCTCCCTTTATAATTAATGAGGCGTTAGAGGCAAAAAAATTTAAAGTTGTATTACTGCAGGGATTAAACAGGGAAGCTATTTATATCAAGACAATAAATGAGGCATTAAGTTATAATAGAGACGTAATATTTCTTGTCCCGGGAATAGATTTGACTGCAAAAGTAGGCGTTTCCTTAGAAGAACAATTTGGCAAAACGGTTGCTTTTTTACATTCAGGGTTAAAGAAAAAGGAGAGGTGGCTTGAGTGGTCGCGCATAAAAAAAGGAGATGCGAAAATAGTCGTAGGGACAATGAGCGCAGTTTTTGCTCCCGTCAATAAACTGGGAGTCATAATTCTGGATGAAGAAAACAATTTAAGAAGTTATAAAAGCGATAAACATCCTCATTATTCCGCTCAGACGGTATCCGTAATGAGAGCAAAAATAGAATCCTGTTTATATGTAGCAGGCAGTACAATGCCAAGCGTAGAAGCATTTTATAATACCGAGCAAAAGAAAAGCGCTCTTTTTAAGTTAACGTCTATAAACAGAACGCCAAGAGTGTCCATAGTTGATATGAGAGAAGAAGCGGACAGGCTTTTATCCCAGAAATTAAAAGCGGGATTAAAAAGATATGTAGATAATAAAGAGAGAATTCTTTTGTTTTTAAATCGCAAGGGATTTTCGTCTTTTGTAATGTGCGAAGATTGCGGGTATATTCCGGAATGTCCGAAGTGCAGTATTCCGCTTACTTATTATAAAGCGGATGCGGACAGCACAAGGTCCCATTTTCTTAAATGTCATTACTGTGGATATGCAATGGAAGCAATAGGATATTGTCCCAAATGCAAGGGAATACATTTGACTCGCAAGGGAATAGGAACGACACAGGTAGAAAGAAGATTGAAAAATCTTTTCCCGGGGGTAAATGTTTTCAGGTTAGATTCGGATAATGTTTCCGGTGGGTATATAACTCATATCTTTAAGGCTTTTGAGACGGGGAAGATTCAGGTTTTAATCGGAACGCAGCTAATCGCAAAGCCTTCGGAATTACCTGATATAGGTTTATTTGGGTTAATCTCTGCGGATACGTTTTTGAATTTCCCGGATTTTCGCGCTCCTGAAAGGGCATATCTGATGTTTGGAGAACTGATAATGAAGTCAAAAGAAGCCATTATTCAAACGTATAATCCCGGACACAGGGTGTTACAACATTTACGTTCGAGTAATTATGCTGGTTTTTATAATGAGGAGAAGAATATAAGGAAAGAACTTAATTATCCGCCATATTCACACCTTATAAAAATAACTGTCGAGGGGCAAAAGGATGATATATTGCAATCCAAAGCAGAGCTTATTGCGAACAAATTAACGGAACTGAATTTAAATTTTATAGGACCATCTTTTGCCGCTGAAACAAAAACTCGCAAGGCAAGTTTCCTTATCAAAATATCCAATCCCGCAACAATATCCTTAACGGAAAAATTACCGACAGGGGTAAAAATAGATATAGACCCAATAGAATTTACTGTTTGA
- a CDS encoding Lrp/AsnC ligand binding domain-containing protein: MKIGAYVLIKLKAGLAEEVLKSVRTMTEVQRAHMVTGIYDVILYVEAADLKVLGELVAERIHEIDGVSSTVTCIVVA; the protein is encoded by the coding sequence GTGAAAATCGGAGCTTATGTTCTTATAAAGCTAAAGGCTGGCTTAGCAGAAGAAGTATTAAAATCTGTCCGCACAATGACAGAAGTTCAAAGAGCCCATATGGTAACGGGAATCTATGATGTAATTCTTTACGTAGAAGCTGCAGATTTGAAAGTACTTGGAGAATTGGTAGCTGAAAGAATACATGAAATAGACGGTGTCAGCTCTACTGTCACTTGTATCGTAGTTGCATAA
- a CDS encoding RsmE family RNA methyltransferase has product MQLFYTPPERISENRLEIIGEEVVHITKSLRHKVGDTIKVVDGKGTEYTVIIKEHRRDNLVCEIIEKHSGLINNKRELTLFQAIPKQGKMDFVIEKATELGVKRIVPIITKYSVCVPGNEENKLRHWNNIAVSAMKQSMGVIVPKIAGLINFNVAVEEIKDFELSIIAHNDSNSRYIKDILPDCRQASKDVRTSSLFIGPEGGFSEEEVKLAIEKGAIPASFGVKRLRSETAAIAGCVLLLI; this is encoded by the coding sequence ATGCAACTTTTTTATACTCCACCTGAGCGTATCTCTGAAAACAGACTTGAAATAATCGGGGAAGAAGTAGTTCATATAACAAAATCGTTGAGACATAAAGTGGGAGATACGATAAAAGTCGTGGATGGAAAAGGAACGGAATATACCGTAATAATAAAAGAACACAGGAGAGACAATCTGGTTTGCGAGATAATTGAAAAACACAGCGGATTGATTAACAATAAACGAGAACTTACGTTGTTTCAGGCGATTCCAAAACAGGGAAAGATGGATTTTGTTATTGAAAAAGCAACGGAATTAGGAGTAAAGAGAATCGTGCCGATTATTACAAAATATTCCGTTTGTGTGCCCGGCAACGAAGAAAATAAACTAAGACACTGGAATAATATAGCCGTAAGCGCAATGAAACAATCTATGGGTGTGATTGTTCCGAAAATAGCCGGGTTAATAAACTTCAATGTTGCCGTAGAAGAGATTAAAGATTTTGAGCTGTCGATTATTGCGCATAATGACAGCAATTCCAGATACATAAAAGATATATTACCCGACTGCCGTCAGGCAAGTAAGGATGTCAGGACCAGCTCTTTATTCATTGGCCCGGAGGGTGGGTTTAGCGAAGAAGAAGTAAAACTTGCCATAGAAAAAGGCGCAATTCCTGCGTCTTTTGGAGTTAAAAGACTGCGCAGCGAAACTGCCGCAATAGCAGGGTGCGTGCTGTTACTTATATGA
- a CDS encoding DUF3857 domain-containing protein: MYLLLSLFIAGVTSAATPEELIKNSPTKAQYPNAGAVVLLDRQVLKINEDKTSSMSRELIVKVFDDRGKAEYGDIKTHYNSGTQSFELIKACTYTSDGRVVKPEVSAITDLSAPEVLNAAAYTNAKVKIVSFPALEPNAVIDFKYKLTNKKDKYFFGEVVFTGKEPTLRKEFKIIAPKSIKFKHILINSDVVPLIEEKGNTTTYLWVIGNIVPIVTEPDMPAFAEIAPRLVYSSFDSWDEVSKYLSEPFYKNMVINKRMGDELKTLVKGKTPEDIIRICFLKVMTEYRNIRIPVGDAGYTPNKADKVYYNKYGDSRDKAVLLCALLKGAGINASPMFINKDGVSLIKDIPSPTMFNWMLVVVQHEAGWFLLDPLATTADLGYMPEEVQGVEGLILFKDSYVFKPTMTMQGDKNLSSSSMHLVLSDSGDLKGEIFTELSGLYSRRARYAMQDKTPKELNMMLENSTSRFGTSAKFVSHFVSDLKDVTVPVEINVSFETPKFFIPEGKEMKFFIPINPFSFSDIESFVGLSKRNYDLRLLTARVIEENTDITIPEGFVLDGSPKVVEIENEFGSLSISEEMQSNKIVYKSKLEIAAPYIPATDYDKFASFVSEFTKPQTRWVTLKYSGAKTNSTPADKAVKHLEKKASSPKTGK; the protein is encoded by the coding sequence ATGTATTTATTATTAAGCTTATTTATTGCAGGGGTTACTTCTGCTGCTACTCCCGAAGAACTAATTAAAAACAGTCCTACAAAAGCGCAATACCCTAATGCTGGAGCAGTAGTGCTTCTGGACAGGCAAGTGTTAAAAATAAACGAGGACAAAACAAGTTCTATGTCCCGCGAGTTAATAGTTAAGGTTTTCGATGACAGGGGAAAAGCGGAATACGGCGACATTAAAACTCATTATAATTCTGGAACGCAGAGTTTCGAACTTATAAAAGCCTGCACTTATACTTCGGACGGCAGGGTTGTGAAACCGGAGGTTTCTGCAATTACAGACCTTTCTGCTCCTGAAGTTCTTAATGCGGCGGCTTATACAAACGCAAAAGTAAAAATAGTTTCTTTCCCGGCGCTTGAGCCTAACGCAGTAATTGATTTTAAGTATAAACTAACAAATAAAAAAGATAAGTATTTTTTCGGGGAAGTAGTGTTTACAGGCAAGGAACCGACATTAAGAAAAGAGTTTAAGATTATAGCGCCTAAGAGCATTAAATTTAAACACATTCTTATAAACAGCGATGTTGTTCCCCTGATTGAAGAAAAAGGAAATACAACTACATATTTATGGGTTATAGGGAATATAGTCCCGATAGTTACGGAGCCAGATATGCCCGCTTTTGCAGAGATTGCACCAAGACTTGTTTATAGTTCTTTTGATTCGTGGGATGAGGTATCGAAATATTTGAGCGAGCCTTTTTACAAAAATATGGTAATAAATAAGAGAATGGGCGATGAGTTAAAAACTCTTGTAAAAGGCAAGACTCCGGAAGATATAATAAGAATTTGTTTTCTAAAAGTAATGACGGAATACAGGAACATTAGAATTCCTGTCGGCGATGCCGGATATACCCCAAACAAGGCAGACAAAGTTTATTATAATAAGTATGGCGATTCACGGGATAAGGCAGTTTTGCTTTGCGCTTTATTAAAAGGCGCGGGCATTAACGCGTCTCCTATGTTTATAAATAAAGACGGAGTATCTCTTATAAAGGACATTCCATCCCCGACTATGTTTAACTGGATGCTTGTTGTGGTTCAGCATGAGGCGGGATGGTTTTTGTTGGACCCGTTGGCAACGACTGCCGATTTAGGATATATGCCGGAAGAGGTTCAGGGAGTAGAGGGATTGATTTTGTTCAAAGATTCTTATGTTTTTAAGCCAACTATGACAATGCAGGGGGACAAAAACCTGTCTTCTTCTTCAATGCATCTTGTTCTCTCGGACAGTGGAGATTTAAAAGGAGAGATTTTTACGGAATTAAGCGGGTTGTATAGTCGCAGGGCGCGTTATGCAATGCAGGACAAAACACCTAAAGAATTGAATATGATGCTTGAAAACAGTACAAGCAGGTTCGGGACAAGCGCTAAATTTGTTTCTCATTTTGTATCCGATTTAAAGGATGTTACGGTTCCCGTGGAGATAAACGTATCTTTTGAAACGCCAAAGTTTTTCATACCTGAAGGCAAAGAAATGAAATTTTTTATCCCCATTAATCCATTTAGTTTTTCGGATATTGAAAGTTTTGTCGGGTTGAGCAAGAGAAATTATGATTTGCGATTACTAACGGCACGCGTTATAGAAGAAAATACGGATATTACCATCCCGGAAGGTTTTGTGTTGGACGGTTCGCCCAAAGTCGTAGAGATAGAAAATGAATTCGGGAGTCTTAGCATTTCCGAAGAGATGCAATCAAATAAAATAGTTTATAAATCCAAGTTAGAAATAGCGGCTCCTTATATACCGGCTACGGATTATGACAAATTTGCTTCCTTTGTTTCAGAATTTACAAAACCTCAGACTCGCTGGGTAACGTTGAAATATTCAGGTGCGAAAACAAACTCAACTCCTGCAGACAAAGCAGTCAAACATTTAGAGAAAAAAGCAAGCTCGCCCAAGACAGGGAAATAA
- a CDS encoding deoxyguanosinetriphosphate triphosphohydrolase, translated as MNNHREHLEELETQTLASFAMHSKDSRGRRYDEPQDEYRTCYQRDRDRIIHSPAFRRLEYKTQVFVNHEGDYYRTRLTHTIEVNQLARTVARTMRLNEDLVDAISLAHDIGHTPFGHTGEEVLNELMKKNGGFFEHNHQGLKVVDEFGGRYPDFKGINLTFETREGIIKHKSLYDKAPEIKEFHPGLAPTLETQVVNVVDEIAYNSHDLDDGLKSGYISIKQLEKVKLWNNIYNSVGIEDERLRKYKTIRELINTQIKDVIGNTEKQIEKHNIKTVEDVRQHKTPIMKFSSEHQILQKELQDFLYENLYKHKNTVSLNEKAKLYITELFNAYVNGDRQLPVYFGELAQKDKYSAVCDYIAGMTDRFAQQEYERLGVKKG; from the coding sequence ATGAATAATCACAGGGAACATCTTGAGGAGTTGGAAACCCAAACGCTTGCTTCTTTTGCAATGCATTCGAAAGATTCCAGGGGTAGGCGATACGATGAACCGCAGGACGAATACCGCACCTGTTATCAAAGAGACCGCGACAGGATAATTCACAGTCCGGCGTTCCGCAGGCTTGAATACAAAACGCAGGTTTTTGTTAATCACGAAGGAGATTATTACAGAACAAGATTAACCCATACGATAGAAGTAAACCAACTTGCAAGAACGGTAGCAAGAACGATGAGATTGAATGAGGATTTGGTAGATGCAATATCGCTTGCGCACGATATCGGACATACTCCTTTCGGACATACAGGGGAAGAAGTTTTGAACGAATTGATGAAAAAAAATGGCGGGTTTTTTGAGCATAATCACCAGGGGTTAAAAGTTGTGGATGAATTTGGTGGGAGATACCCTGATTTCAAAGGCATTAATTTAACTTTTGAAACCCGTGAGGGAATAATAAAACATAAAAGCTTATACGACAAAGCGCCGGAAATAAAAGAATTTCACCCCGGGCTTGCGCCGACGCTTGAAACGCAAGTTGTAAACGTGGTGGATGAAATAGCGTATAACTCTCACGACCTTGATGATGGACTTAAGTCAGGGTATATTAGCATAAAACAATTAGAAAAAGTTAAACTCTGGAATAATATATATAATAGTGTGGGAATAGAAGATGAACGACTTCGTAAATATAAAACCATACGCGAATTAATAAATACTCAAATAAAAGACGTTATCGGTAATACTGAAAAACAAATAGAAAAACATAACATAAAAACAGTAGAAGATGTAAGACAACATAAAACCCCTATTATGAAATTTAGTTCGGAACATCAAATTTTACAGAAAGAATTGCAGGATTTTTTGTATGAAAATCTTTATAAACATAAGAACACCGTAAGTTTAAACGAAAAAGCCAAATTATATATTACAGAATTGTTTAATGCGTATGTTAATGGCGACAGACAATTACCTGTTTATTTTGGAGAGCTTGCCCAAAAAGATAAATATAGCGCAGTATGTGATTATATAGCAGGAATGACGGATAGATTTGCACAGCAGGAATATGAACGGTTAGGTGTAAAAAAAGGGTAG
- a CDS encoding DUF362 domain-containing protein encodes MNNIISKKRVGWSTCSNDIVVILNAVKNLQSCFGQRMLSYVRQKEKTLFFIFLSILSVPALSESNRCQTGTNDCPLPFVVKSSVSGGKGSMSPFLFKKKGQENVSIVQSTNPSLPYPIALDQSPSKEDIENMVRYALSLLGGMDKFVNGCSLVVIKPNIVELESSGTGVVTDVNVIRAVAKLVFEANPTAHIIIGEASGGWCPSDTFKCFPGTPSGDGFALAGYRDMITDSVFTGKKIDIVDLNVDSSDTVFVDPPYYARESYSIPKTLLRASCIINIPVMKIHFTGMTACLKNNIGVLPGNVYGWYKAVGYPYPSNSGLKHSRDIKDEEIVDIASITSKKIKLNVVDAIMCREKHKGNAGLPKRRNMIVAGEDMVATDNVCARLMGLNPDDIEHITLAGIKGFGISNTDSIKILGDSIAGAKTEFIKDPDPDGIFGQSNRVWIFSLPFSNTDIDCDNLGGETAILPEPGQNNWTQPLYFFDDYINLATLTPDSNNTIYAHTYFYSPVSESAELWIGSNEDIKAFLNGTEVYRFKGERTHNLPNDIVPIVIQQGLNRLLVKAVNTKGAFDFCLNICGTDARADYHGNRVWGLKFYPDSTLTGVSEKISISPVYVNVMPNPSMREIIFNIYNNKKASVQLKIFDLQGRCVKEKVCLSASDGAVNDNKAVNQALRWKWNPDKSIPAGVYFYTVKIAGSDAKEIKGKIVLLK; translated from the coding sequence ATGAATAATATCATTTCCAAAAAGAGGGTAGGTTGGAGCACGTGCTCCAACGATATTGTTGTCATTCTGAACGCAGTGAAGAATCTACAGAGTTGCTTCGGGCAGAGGATGTTATCTTACGTTAGACAAAAAGAAAAAACTTTATTCTTTATCTTTTTATCAATTTTATCAGTGCCTGCTTTGTCTGAATCAAATAGGTGTCAGACAGGGACTAACGATTGTCCATTGCCTTTTGTTGTTAAATCGTCTGTTTCCGGGGGCAAAGGGTCTATGTCTCCTTTTCTTTTTAAAAAGAAAGGGCAGGAAAACGTATCAATCGTTCAATCCACAAATCCTTCCTTGCCTTATCCTATTGCGCTTGACCAGTCTCCGTCTAAAGAGGATATTGAAAATATGGTCAGGTATGCCCTTAGTCTGCTTGGTGGAATGGATAAATTTGTCAACGGGTGCAGTCTTGTTGTTATTAAACCGAATATCGTTGAACTGGAATCAAGCGGAACAGGCGTTGTAACGGATGTCAACGTTATCAGGGCGGTTGCAAAACTTGTCTTTGAGGCTAATCCTACTGCGCATATTATAATTGGTGAAGCATCCGGCGGATGGTGCCCGAGCGATACTTTTAAATGTTTTCCCGGTACTCCGTCAGGCGATGGGTTTGCGTTAGCCGGGTATAGAGATATGATAACGGATTCCGTATTCACGGGTAAAAAAATTGATATCGTGGATTTAAATGTCGATTCTTCGGATACGGTATTTGTTGACCCGCCTTATTATGCACGCGAGTCATATTCTATTCCAAAAACCTTACTCAGAGCTTCTTGCATTATAAACATTCCGGTTATGAAAATTCATTTTACCGGGATGACTGCTTGTTTAAAAAATAACATAGGTGTTTTGCCGGGTAACGTTTACGGTTGGTATAAAGCGGTGGGGTATCCGTATCCCAGTAATTCCGGTCTTAAACATAGCCGTGACATAAAAGATGAAGAAATTGTTGATATTGCTTCGATTACGAGCAAGAAAATAAAACTTAACGTAGTAGATGCTATTATGTGCAGGGAAAAACATAAAGGAAATGCCGGGCTGCCAAAACGAAGAAACATGATTGTTGCGGGTGAAGATATGGTCGCAACGGATAATGTATGCGCCCGACTTATGGGATTAAATCCCGATGATATTGAGCATATAACTCTGGCAGGCATTAAAGGTTTTGGAATTAGTAATACTGATTCTATCAAGATTCTCGGGGATTCCATTGCCGGGGCAAAAACAGAATTCATAAAAGACCCTGACCCGGATGGTATTTTTGGGCAATCAAATCGTGTATGGATTTTTTCGTTGCCTTTTTCTAATACGGATATTGATTGTGATAATTTAGGCGGTGAAACTGCTATCCTGCCTGAACCCGGTCAAAATAACTGGACGCAACCGCTTTACTTTTTTGACGACTATATTAATCTTGCGACTTTAACTCCCGATTCCAACAATACGATTTATGCCCATACTTATTTTTATTCTCCTGTTTCGGAATCGGCAGAGTTGTGGATTGGCTCGAATGAAGACATTAAAGCATTCCTTAACGGGACTGAAGTTTATCGTTTCAAGGGGGAGCGGACACATAATTTACCCAATGATATTGTTCCAATTGTCATACAACAAGGTTTAAATCGTCTTCTGGTTAAGGCTGTTAACACGAAAGGGGCTTTTGATTTTTGTCTTAATATTTGTGGAACGGATGCAAGAGCTGATTATCATGGCAACCGGGTTTGGGGCTTGAAGTTCTATCCCGACTCTACGCTTACGGGTGTATCCGAAAAAATTAGTATTTCGCCAGTTTATGTGAATGTTATGCCCAATCCTTCTATGCGTGAAATTATTTTCAATATTTATAATAACAAGAAGGCTTCGGTTCAGTTGAAGATTTTTGATTTACAGGGAAGATGTGTTAAAGAAAAAGTATGCCTGTCCGCCTCAGACGGAGCAGTAAACGATAACAAAGCTGTAAATCAGGCTTTGCGTTGGAAATGGAACCCGGACAAGAGTATCCCGGCGGGTGTTTATTTTTATACCGTGAAAATCGCGGGTAGTGATGCAAAAGAAATAAAAGGTAAGATTGTTTTGTTGAAATAA